From the genome of Solanum dulcamara chromosome 12, daSolDulc1.2, whole genome shotgun sequence:
AGCCAACCATGTATTAAAGGAGATGAAAGTTTATTTTGTActtgtctttattttatatgCACTCACTTTTTCCTGCCTTGTAGAAACTGTTTCAGAGCAGTACAAACAAAAGAGCAGCAAATCTGGCTATTGGTTATTGGGAAGAGATTCTGATCTCTCTGTTATTCTTGCAATTTGATTTTTACTGTGGTGCATATGTTCTTTCTCTTCTAACTTTTGTCTCACTATGATGTCCGTGATaatactagttttttttttgtttttttttttgcattccAGGTTCACCATGACATGACTGCTCCATTGTCTCACTATTTCATTTACACCAGTCACAATACCTATCTCACTGGGAATCAACTCAATAGTGATTGCAGTGACGTGCCTATTATAAAGGCACTCCAACAAGGCGTACGAGTAATTGAATTAGATATGTGGCCAAATTCATCGAAAGACAATGTGGATATCCTTCATGGAGGGTAATGCTTCACTTTCCTCTCGCGTATTGCAAACTCAGAGTTAAGAGACTACATTATTTTCTCATATGCTTAATGAGTGTTCATTGTTCAACAATATGTTAAAAGAACAAGGGTTATTAGAGGAGATGGTTGCAGAATTAAGCATGCAGCAAGAAAACAAGTAAAGGTCTTAGGTTCACGTCTCACCATCATCCATTGTCGGAAATAATCTCCACGTGCTTAGATCCGCATGTGAAGGGGCGTGTTGaagatataattaagtatatacaAGTACGCTCTTTCTGATTGCTTAAACGTTTAGATGAGATGATCACATAATTCAACATGTTGCAGTTGAACATTACCTAAGGACTAGCCTTTaacacatttttttctctttccaaCTCCATCTTTTATCGACACCTTTTGAAAATGCAGGACACTGACTCCTCCAGTGGAACTTATCCAATGCTTGAAATCAATAAAGGAACATGCATTTGTGGCATCTGAATATCCTGTAATTTTAACTCTAGAAGACCACCTCACCCCTGATCTTCAGGCTAAAGTAGCTGAGGTGAGCATATTCCTACTATCGAGCATTAGAAACATGTCTCATGATTCGATGTTTTGTTGTGTGATTAACCGTAATTAAGTACATATCTAGATGGTCACTCAAGTATTTGGAGATATACTGTTCACCTGTGGGGCAGAATGCTTGTCAGAATTCCCGTCTCCAGAATCTTTAAAGGGGCGGATTATCATCTCAACTAAACCGCCAAAAGAATATCTTGAAACTAAGAAACCAAGTGAGAAAGATAATGGTTCTCAGAAGGGGAAGAAATCATCAGAGGAGAAAACATGGGGAGCAGAAATTTCTGATATTACACAAAAAATGAGAGCTTTTTCTGAGGTGATCATCATAGAAGTTACTTTTGTATAAAAAATCTGAAGTTAAGAAAATTGAGCCCTTGGTACACTTGCCTATTTTAGACTAAATTAGATGACTTTGCAGAATAAAGAGAATGGAGAATGTCAAGACGAGGAAGCTGATTCTCATCATGAGAACCCCAATATACAGCAGAATACAGCTCCTGAGTATAAACACTTGATTGCTATCCAAGCAGGAAAATCAAAAGGTCCAACAAGTGAGTGGCTAACCGTGGATCCTAATAAGGTGAAACGTGTTAGCTTAAATGAAGAAAAGCTCACAAATATTGCCCTCAATCATGGGAAAGATTTAATCAGGTGAACCAAAATAACAATACAATGATTGGAACTTTGTCATAGTTCTCTGTTCTGTTGTCAACATTGTGTTACGTGTACATGAATACCTATAATATGCTATGCTTTCATATAAAAAGGCAATATCAAATGTCATGGTAAGTATAATCAATATTTCAGAATTTTGGTGTCCTAATTCTGTTTTACTTTTGAAAATTTGGTTGGACCAGAAACGGCTGAAGCCTAACTGTGCATATTGTTGTTTGTTTCAAAAAACAATACATTGTTTTCCTTTCTGGGAGCTGACTTATTTGTCTTTCAACATCTTGCACTGTCGAATTTCTCCATAAAGGTTTACTCAGAGAAATTTGCTGAGAGTATATCCAAAAGGTATGCGAGTCGACTCTTCCAATTACAATCCATTGATAGGATGGATGCATGGAGCTCAGATGGTTGCATTCAACATGCAGGTTCCAACCAATTTCTTTGCTCCTTTGTTCTCATAGAgcattcatattttagtacTGCTAGTTTGTACTTTTGCGCCTGTACACTCCATTAAAaaagacataatacataaacaaacaTTCAAACATGGCCTCATCTGGCAAGTAAACACTCCAACTTTGAGTATGCACATCTAGACACATCAACCCATCTCTTCTGTGATGGTTGAACACTCTATATACAAGATGATCACCTAGACACCTCCAAAATTTATGTGTCACATCGGCATAAGTGTCCACGAGACACAATAGGGATGAGTTAGATATGCCTACTCAAAGTTGGAGTGCTTACTTTCCAGTTGAAGCCTTGAGTGTCTATTTATGTGTTATGTCTTTAATGTATCATTTCTAATGTATAATGTAATTGTCGTCTTGCACCAGGGAAATGGTAGGCCTTTGTGGTTAATGCTGGGGATGTTCAGAGCAAATGGTGGCTGTGGTTATGTCAAGAAACCAGAGCTCCTCTTAAAGGCTGATGCAAATAATGAGGTCCATGATCCTAAAAGGGTTTTATCAGTGAACACTACCCTGAAGGTGGAAGAGATCATATTATTTGAGATATATAAATTCTCTGCGCTTATTAAATATGTAATAAGACTTTGCATTGTTTTATTTTCAGGTGAAAATATACATGGGAAAAGGTTGGCATTTGGACTTTAAACGTACACATTTTGATGCATATTCTCCACCAGACTTCTACGTCAAGGTTGGGCTAATATATATGCATTTGATTTTTAGTTTAAGACggatttgtttctttttctttaaattctgTTTCGATGTAATGCAGATTGGTATTGCTGGAGTCCCTGCAGATTCAAGAGTTAAGAAAACCAAGGCTATAGAGGACAACTGGATACCGACGTGGGATGATGAATTTGAATTTCCATTGACAGTTCCAGAGATAGCATTGCTTCGCGTAGAAGTTCATGAATATGATATGTCAGAGATCGATGATTTTGGTGGACAAACTTGCATTCCTGTTTCAGAGCTCAGAACAGGAGTTCGAGCTGTGCCTATTTACAATGAAAAGGGAGAGAAATATCCTTCTGTTAAACTACTTATGCGGTTTGAATTTGTAAAATAATGTTTCATGTATTGACTAGAAAACTGCACCTTTCATTGTAAGCTCAAAATATGTACTGGAATTTTAATCATCTATCGGACAGACCATATCCTAAAGTTAGTCTTAAAGTGGCAGAGTTTTAACTGCTTTGTCCGAAATCACAACCATTCTTGTTATGAACGGGTGAGGCTTGCTTAGTTGGTGTTAGACACCTCCATTTCCAAAGATTGGTCGGGGCTTTATAAGTCACGAGATAAGTGGAGAATCACTGATGATCTCCCGAGGATAGAGGATAAAAGCTATGATGCTTGGGTTCTCAATAAAGTTGTCATAGCTGTGTCAGATCCTCCAGAAATGTACTACTTCAGTCACACCTCTGGAGGTACTTTTGGAGAGTGCGAGCAACATAGAATAAGAGAACCACTCTAGTTATGCACTTAAAATTACACAACGTTTTGCATTTCTTGAGCAGGCATTACTTAATACTCcatccgtttcaatttgtttgtcttactttttcTTTTAGTCCTTCCTTAGAAGAATATCTGTTTCCCTTTAGCGACTCTTTTCTAAAAACTTTCCACATGACgtatttaagaccacaagattaaaggaaattttggtacattctacctatctttaatttaagattaCATGATTCAAAAGTCTtgtttactttcttaaactccgtgtcaagtcaaaaccagacaaacaaattgaaaaggAGTTAGTAGTTGAATAAATGGATTGGGAGGACCAAACAATCTTGTGTTGTTATACAAAAGGAGGAAACACTTCAATTCTTATTGGCCTAAGCTTCAACTGCTTAGTcaatattacaatatctcctaaAGATAACAACACCATCATGGCCAATTCTATCAAGTTTCCTTCCCCACAGCTTGTAGTAGTATAAGCAATTGAAGGAAGTAATATGACACACCTCCTATAGTGGCATATTGTAACTTTTCAGTCCCTTCTACTGCTGGAAAATCGCTATCAGAAGAACGGTTAAATCCACCCGCTAACCATGCCAAATTCCTGTATTCTCCTTCATGTAACTTTGAAATAGCCATCGAAGACCTACAAATGCAGCCATAAAGTTCAGAGTTATCCAATATATATCGGAAGCTAATGCACATTGGTAGAACTTTTAGCGTTCTAGAGTTGTAACAGCGGAGAAATACTAACATTATATTATAAACAAAATTAGAGCTGTCATTCACAATCTATGAAgtccaaaggaaagaaaagacTTTTCTTTTACTCTGCTTTgtatatcaatcaatcaactatgcCTCAAAAGAAATTAAGCTATCCACAACTTAGTAAGTAAAAATAGTTgtctataaattttaaaaggaTTGACATAGGAGTAAGAATGACATATCATACCACCAAAAGGGAATGATTGCGATTCCTATATCCTTAGTAAGATGTTTTGGGTTAGGGTCCTAAAAATGAAAAACCTCCATGTAGGAAGCAATTTACTCCCTTGGAAAGTCTATACGGCATGAATCCAAATTATTCAAATAGTTGTCTTCAATTACCGAATGGTTACAAAACAAAAGGCGTAATACATAACTGTGCTGTGCTATTTGACTTGATCTCAACAGACATCTGTACCCTCCAACTTTGAGTAAATATAAGTACACACTTAAATTTGTAAAAAGTTGAACATGTAGACACATATGACGTATATTAATCAGTTTGAGTGTATCTCACGATCAATTGCCACATAGAACGAGTGTGTTTACTTGTTCAAtattatacaagtttaagtacTTATTTGTGCACAATCAAAGTTGgaggttatatatatatatatcagcaAAGGACAAATCAAAATGcacgtttatgtattatgccaaaaCAAAATGTTAGATTCGCTTCGGGCTGTGTGCCTTCATATGAACGAAAGCAACCGGTAAAATGAGGAATCTCTTATGTATTAAAACGAAAGTTTCTTATTagacaaaaaacaaaaaataataatttgtaatTGGACTAAAAAACAAATTCTCCCGTAAACATGATAAATAGCCATTTATCAGCCGTTATAGTTGAAAATAAGCAGGGAGTTGCAAATTTCATTGGTGAAACTTGGAAAACAGGATCAGTGAGCGCTATTTCTACGAAAACAACAGCTTGATTAATTACATTACTAACCTTAGTCCTTCACCACAAGCCACGAGGACCTTAGCATTATCCTTATCAGGAATTTTCTGCTCAACTTGCTTAACAAATTGATCATTGATCGTGGTAAAATTCTGTCCAGTCCACAGCCCAATATAACCAAAATGCACCCACTTCTTCAACAAAGTAATAGGACTATTATCCATATCCTTCAAAAAAAGGGGCACATGTAATGAACCCGAAACACACGCCTTCTCTCTCTCCCATTCTGGCCTAATGTCGAGCAAAATATATCCTTCCCCTTCCATCGCTGTACCTGCAGAAACGGAGTCAGAATTTTAACTTTCTGGATTctaatatttaatgattttttcaatataaatatataatttgagcaAAAGTTACTGAGTTAGACCGAATCACTGTACCTGCTTCTTTGGGTAATATGGGACGGACTTTACCGGACTGTATTAGCTGCTGGGCGTTGAGGGAAACTGCCTTGATTCTCAGAATTGTTGAGCGTTGATGAGAGAAAGTGGAAAAGGATGGGAATTGAAGGTGTTTGTTGTACTTTAAAATGGAGGATTGTAGTTGAATTAATGCCATTTTTACTTCTTTCTTGCCTTTTGCACTCCTGAATCTGCACCTTATCCTGGAACAACTTGTTTAGTTTGGACTTTACCTTAtcatgtttgattttttttcttatatatatattctctccttctaaATAAAACAGAGAGATGAATATATAAGACAATAATGACTATGAGTGGGAGGAGGGGCAGTATACTTACTACCAAAAGTTGTTATGAAATGATGAGTACCCTTTATTAAATTGGAAACTTTCAAAAAGTCTTAAATATAATTCCTTAGCCATAGTTTTACTAGTTATAATTTGTAGCTATACTTTTATTTGCTATGCATTTGTAATTTTTCACAAATTTcagagaaaaaaatacaaaacaaattgatttgtatcaaaataaaatacgtaTTAAGAGGGCGAGGCgagcgagattgagagagagggGAGAATGAATACATGTTGTATTCATAGTATAACGAATATAAAAATACAGAATACAAATCCAGttgaattcaaatttagttTTTCGAATATTTCAAATAcaatcaatataaaatacaaatctCTCACCTATATTTGATTGGATATAATTGATACATAATACATTTGATAGAGAGGATGAATGCATATTGTATTCGTACgaatacaaatatatttgatacaaaatacaaatatagtattttcgaatacaattgatataaaatacaaatatctCATCTATATTTGattgaatacaattgatacataATACATTTACTTATTGGCAGGGGAgagggagagaaagagagagaggagGGCAGTGGGAGGACAGGCAAGggagagagggagagaaaagagagaaatttgaaataaaaacaacatatagtggtttattttaatttttttaaactataATTGTGTTCCATAAATATGTTGGAATTCTTGCCTTGTTCCATAATTTTACCTTATTAATACTCCCTTCGtcctaatttatgtgacatcTTTTGGATTTCGAGATTCAAATAAGTCTCTTTTTTaccataaaattttataaatcttttaaatattttgaattgtcaaTTATGGTGATTTGTAGTACTTTTTACGTActttacaaatatataaatttcatttcaaaatatttgaagattCCATTTGCAAATTCTCGATTAAATTTAAACTGTTTGactctcaaaaaataaaaagtgtcacataaattggaacAGAAGGGGTAATAATTATTAAGGTTTCTTTGTtcgaaataaaattatttttgatcaaAAATGTTTTACCTTAAAGTGCAAATTTTTAATGCAGATGCTGATTAGTCGCTCATTAATAGAATTTAAGTAACTTTGACTCAAACTATGACGGAAAATGACCTAAAATATCCTTGAACTATTGAATTTaatacaaaaatacccttcgtTAACCTTTCGGCTCTAGAATGCCTTTTACGTCAACCTATTGGCCCTGAAATATCCTTATTTTTTGACGGCcagaataaaaatataattaaaaatctcACTTATTACGTGGCATGATTTCATTGGTGTGTTTTATAATTAACCTAAACCAATTAAATTCCAATTCAAACCCGGATTCATTTAATACCCGCCCCACCcatcattttattatttattttaaattttatttgttcttcaaATTATTGTTCATTTTCTTCATAGAACCCAACTATAAAATTCATCCAAGTCACCGTAATTCATCTTCGAAACCCtccaaaattaaaatacatCTTCACAATGACGCCGAgaacatatatatcaaaaatttgATATTTCCATTAGAGGTTCATCCGAGCTTCAATGGTGTTCAACATATTTTAAAccaatttttcttcttcttaatatTCAACTACTTTTCAAATACAATATCAATCAGATTCAAGCTCAAAATCGTATATTTACTAAAATAAATTTAGTGAATAAgatgaggaaaaaaaaatttgaaagaaattatTGAAACTCCATTTATGAAGCCGGAGAATTTCGCATTTCGTTTTCAAAATTGGAGAACTAAAGTTTGTAGATTACCTATCCATTATTGAAATCgttttgaaaatcatgtattttacttaattttagATTTACTTATTAATTTGGGgatatatttaaagaaaaattaaaatcaccATAGGAGAATTTGAAAAAGCTTGAAGAACACCCAAATTTATGAGAATCAAGCTTTTTTCCTTGTAGTTTAATGAAATTTTTAGGCGGGGCGGGTATAGGGTTATTAGGTGGATCCGGATTTGGGttgatatttaattaatttaggtTAATTGTAAAATACACCAATAACATCATGACACGAATAAATGAGAAATTTAATTCTATTGTTAAATGTGGCTGTAAAAAATAAGGGTATTTCAAGACCAATAGGTTGACGTTAAGGGTATTTTAGAGCCAAAAAATTAACAAAGGgtatttttatatcaaattcaaTAGTTCAAGAATATTTTAGgctttttttgtttaatttatatTGTTTAAATCTAATTTGGACAACTTTAGATTATTATCAAAAATCTAATTTGGACAGATTACATGCACCTATGGTGTTGGGGCTTTGGCTTGATTAGTGTAAGTGCGTAACTATACATGACACACCAACAAATTAAGCACCCTATCATAACTAACTTAAGAAGGTGATCCAAGACATATAGTAAGTTCATTAAAAATTCGTGAGCCTAACTTTCCAAAGTTAATTTCTTTTAAGTTCACTGAATTTTAAGTATTTATTATTCCATCTgattcaatttgtttgttttaattTGACTAGAgacataatttaagaaaataaaaaaagatattaaATCTTTTAgctgaaattaaaaatatatgtaatgtatcaaaaTGCGCTTTGAATTTTATGGTGTTAAATATAGGGTGTTGAATGTAAAGAGTTACTTTTTCAGTTTCAATTTATTTCTCTTAATTTAACTTGATACGAAAGTTAATAAGATTTTTGAATCATCATGTGATTTTAATTAAAGTTAAGtataatgtatcaaaatgtcttttaaatatCACAAATgagatattaaaattaaataattgtaaaaaaatattcttttaaaataaattaaaaagaaaagtaataaaaatattaaacaaaggaaaagtaaatatatatagagatttttgtttaaacagactaaaaggaaagaaatacaatttttttggtCCTAATTTATGTAATCTTGTTTGATTGGCCACCGACattaaaaaatatgagaagATTTTACAATATTTCAAAGTtatctttaaaataaataaaattttaaataaaatagtacacttttaatgattttttttcaaataaatgtgatctaatataaataaaatattaatagtgTCATTAAACATTTGCCAAATAAGATTATTGTAAGGTTATAATCTTTTTGAAACCAAAGAGGCATATaataccaaaaaaaagaagaagaaaaaaggcaTTCTATGTGACTATTGTttctgttttcttttcttttattgtgcaagaaaaataaattccaAAATTGTGCAAGTTTATCTTAATaacttttttaatttaaaattaagaattatatCTTTGCTGCTAAAAAATAGAGTTTTGGTCAAGTTTCTTACAAATCTAACAAAATATTCGGCTGAATATATTATAGATGAATTTCGAAAAAATATTCGagtttaaatagaaaaaaattattttattgttttacaAATCCGACAAATATAATTGGTCAAAgaactaattttttatttttccaatACATTCTCACGTTAAAACATTTACCAAAAAAAACTCAGCTCtgtccaaattcaatttcattccatatataatttttttctctttcattaaATCTGTATTTAAAGATCAGTTTTTTCCTGATCTTCCTTTATTTTGCTGAAGatctcaatttatttattttttgaaaaaaatgtcaTCAATTGCTTCAAGTCCGAAGACTGTAGAAGAGATCTTCAAAGATTATAGCGCTCGTCGTTCTGGAATAGTTCGAGCTTTAACACATGGTACTTCCTTTGAATTTTTCCCctaatttttggaatttttctaaaaaattgatTTGGGTTTGTTGCAGATGTGGATGAATTCTATAATCTATGCGATCCAGGTAAATTTTTCAGTTAATTTATCTCTGTTGGTATCTTTTAGATTGATTGATTTGCTTGCTGAGCTTTGGTTTATTTAGTCTATTGAGTGAATTTGCCATTGTCTTAGTTAGTAGTGGAATGAAACAGGAGATTCCTATAATCAGCTCCAACTAATTTGGAATTGAGTGATGTTTGATTGATTTTTCCTCAAATATCTGTAATTGACAGCATTTTTCAGTTTAGTCACCGTGATTCATTTGGTTCTCTCGAAATTTTCAGATTGGATTTATTATTGGGATTTGGGTTACAGTTGAATTGACTGTGGATGAACGGTTGTTGAAACAAAAATCACAAGAAATTAGTTTCCTTGGAAAATATTAGAAGTGCTAACATTATTGTGATGGGTTCCTAGAATAttgaatggaattttgataaCGCGGGATTGCCTAAAGAGCAAAATTCAGAAGAATTGCTCTTGAACAGCTTTCCCAAGAGCCCTAGATTTAGAGAGAGTAAAGAGAGAATTTCTATTGgtctttgtgaattacaaaaactgATCACAATAGAGCTACAAGTCTGTTACTTATATCGGAAGAAGTTCAGGAAGTTAGTTTTAACTAACTCCTCTTCTAACAGCTTCTAACCGACTTCTGTAGCACGTGCCAGTCACGTGACTcattaactaactaactaatagtGACTAAACAAGggaaaataaaggaaaatt
Proteins encoded in this window:
- the LOC129877873 gene encoding rhodanese-like domain-containing protein 10, whose protein sequence is MALIQLQSSILKYNKHLQFPSFSTFSHQRSTILRIKAVSLNAQQLIQSGKVRPILPKEAGTAMEGEGYILLDIRPEWEREKACVSGSLHVPLFLKDMDNSPITLLKKWVHFGYIGLWTGQNFTTINDQFVKQVEQKIPDKDNAKVLVACGEGLRSSMAISKLHEGEYRNLAWLAGGFNRSSDSDFPAVEGTEKLQYATIGGVSYYFLQLLILLQAVGKET
- the LOC129877872 gene encoding phosphoinositide phospholipase C 2-like; amino-acid sequence: MSKQTYRICCFQRKFKLKEAEAPDGIKDLFGRFSENGIMTAEHLCKFLKDVQGEENVTKEEAESVMESALKLVHEHLNIVFHRKVLNLDGFFRYLFSDLNVSISPDKKVHHDMTAPLSHYFIYTSHNTYLTGNQLNSDCSDVPIIKALQQGVRVIELDMWPNSSKDNVDILHGGTLTPPVELIQCLKSIKEHAFVASEYPVILTLEDHLTPDLQAKVAEMVTQVFGDILFTCGAECLSEFPSPESLKGRIIISTKPPKEYLETKKPSEKDNGSQKGKKSSEEKTWGAEISDITQKMRAFSENKENGECQDEEADSHHENPNIQQNTAPEYKHLIAIQAGKSKGPTSEWLTVDPNKVKRVSLNEEKLTNIALNHGKDLIRFTQRNLLRVYPKGMRVDSSNYNPLIGWMHGAQMVAFNMQGNGRPLWLMLGMFRANGGCGYVKKPELLLKADANNEVHDPKRVLSVNTTLKVKIYMGKGWHLDFKRTHFDAYSPPDFYVKIGIAGVPADSRVKKTKAIEDNWIPTWDDEFEFPLTVPEIALLRVEVHEYDMSEIDDFGGQTCIPVSELRTGVRAVPIYNEKGEKYPSVKLLMRFEFVK